The following are encoded in a window of Microaerobacter geothermalis genomic DNA:
- the fliY gene encoding flagellar motor switch phosphatase FliY — MSDDMLSQEEIDALLRQNQIDDEGNLVNINSYLSPLEQDALGEIGNISFGSAATALSTLLGQKVDITTPEVSAILRDKLEEEFPQPHVAIHVEYTDGFNGINLLVIKMEDAQIIADLMLGGDGQSPNIELNEMALSAVQEAMNQMMGSAATSMSTIFNRFINISPPGIDIIDFVNNKGSQFSEDVLIKIAFNLRVGDLIDSKIMQLLPVSFAKEMVVKLLGEEIPSQQQEVQTEYEATSQSQQSQLYSQPQPHVPNQRQKTQSAYSQTQPKQPEAPVHQPQHLGGWGESQVPLRETNVQPVQFSPLKMDSHSQFDDKNLNLLLDIPLQVTVELGRTKKQIKEILELAPGSIVELDKLAGEPVDILVNNKLIAKGEVVVIDENFGVRVTDIISQWDRVQKLQ, encoded by the coding sequence ATGAGCGATGATATGTTGTCTCAGGAAGAAATTGATGCCCTCCTTCGTCAAAATCAAATTGATGATGAAGGAAATCTAGTTAATATAAATTCATATTTATCTCCTCTGGAACAAGATGCTTTGGGTGAAATAGGAAATATCTCCTTTGGTAGTGCAGCTACTGCCCTTTCCACCCTTTTAGGGCAAAAGGTTGACATTACCACTCCGGAAGTTTCTGCTATTTTAAGGGATAAGTTAGAAGAAGAATTCCCTCAACCCCATGTAGCCATTCATGTGGAGTATACGGATGGATTTAATGGAATTAATCTGCTAGTCATTAAAATGGAAGATGCCCAAATTATCGCAGATTTAATGCTAGGAGGAGACGGTCAAAGCCCCAACATTGAGTTAAACGAAATGGCCCTAAGTGCAGTTCAGGAGGCCATGAATCAGATGATGGGTTCTGCCGCAACTTCAATGTCTACCATTTTTAATAGATTTATCAACATATCTCCCCCTGGTATAGATATAATTGATTTCGTAAACAACAAAGGAAGTCAATTTAGCGAGGATGTTCTAATAAAAATTGCCTTCAACCTAAGAGTTGGTGATTTGATAGATTCAAAGATTATGCAACTTTTACCTGTTTCTTTTGCCAAGGAAATGGTAGTTAAGCTGCTTGGGGAGGAAATACCGTCCCAACAACAGGAAGTTCAAACAGAATATGAGGCGACATCTCAATCACAACAATCACAGCTATATTCACAACCGCAACCTCATGTGCCAAACCAGCGTCAAAAAACACAGTCTGCTTACTCACAGACTCAACCAAAGCAGCCTGAAGCGCCTGTTCATCAACCTCAGCATCTAGGCGGATGGGGTGAAAGTCAAGTTCCCTTGAGGGAGACGAATGTACAGCCTGTACAATTTTCTCCACTAAAAATGGATTCCCATTCCCAATTTGATGATAAAAATTTAAATTTACTACTGGATATTCCTTTGCAAGTTACTGTAGAATTAGGTCGAACAAAGAAACAGATAAAAGAAATTCTAGAGTTAGCACCTGGCTCCATTGTGGAATTGGATAAACTGGCAGGTGAGCCGGTAGATATTTTAGTGAATAATAAATTAATTGCTAAAGGTGAAGTGGTTGTCATTGATGAAAATTTCGGGGTTCGTGTAACGGATATCATCAGTCAATGGGACCGCGTGCAAAAATTGCAATAG
- the fliQ gene encoding flagellar biosynthesis protein FliQ: MSQDFVVKLAENAVYTILIVSAPMLGFGLLIGLLVSIFQATTQIQEQTLAFIPKIIAVLISLVVFGPWILNKLLDFTYGLFNNMNQFIG; this comes from the coding sequence ATGAGTCAGGACTTCGTAGTAAAGCTGGCTGAAAATGCTGTTTATACAATCCTTATTGTCAGTGCGCCTATGTTAGGTTTTGGTCTACTCATCGGATTATTGGTTAGTATTTTTCAAGCCACTACACAAATTCAGGAACAAACCCTTGCTTTTATTCCTAAAATTATAGCCGTACTTATTTCTTTGGTTGTTTTTGGTCCATGGATTCTAAATAAACTCCTCGACTTTACGTATGGATTATTCAATAATATGAATCAATTTATAGGGTAA
- the flhA gene encoding flagellar biosynthesis protein FlhA — protein sequence MSIQLRDFSVLIAVIMIVIMMVIPLPPAMLDFLLIMNISLSLMILLVAMNTKEPLQFSIFPSLLLLTTLFRLSLNVSTTRSILSTGNGGEVINSFGQFVVGGNPVVGFIVFLILVIIQFIVITKGSERVAEVAARFTLDAMPGKQMSIDADLNAGLINEHEARERRRQIEREADFYGAMDGASKFVKGDAIAGIVILLINVLGGFIIGMVMFDYGFSESAKKFTLLSVGDGLVSQIPALLISTATGILVTRAASDGNLGQDISKQILAYPKMLFVVAGTVAFLGLFTPIGMIRTFPIAILFAAGGYYLLQNMKRDQEQQIEPSEDVEVEQVRSPESVINLLHIDPIEFEFGYGLIPLADTNQGGDLLDRVVMIRRQIALELGMVVPVVRIRDNIQLKPNEYIIKIKGNKVANGELLLDHYLAMSPGIDDESVVGIPTVEPAFGMPALWVNDEMKERAEMAGYTVVDPPSVVATHLTEIIKKHAHELLGRQETKSLVDRLKEHAPALVDEIVPNLLSIGEIQKVLAKLLKEKISIRNLVTIFETLADYSRFTKDTDILTEYVRQSLSRQITQMYYGDKGVLKVITIGPGVEKKISESVQQTEQGSYLAVDPEFSHQFFQALDQQIQRVTQMGESAILLCSPAIRMYLRQLTERIIPDVPVLSYNELESDVEVQSVGVVNLG from the coding sequence ATGTCAATACAGTTAAGAGATTTCTCAGTTTTAATAGCAGTGATCATGATTGTGATTATGATGGTCATTCCCCTTCCTCCTGCAATGCTTGATTTCCTGTTAATCATGAATATTTCACTTTCCTTAATGATTTTACTGGTTGCAATGAATACCAAAGAACCGCTGCAATTTTCCATATTCCCATCACTGCTACTTTTAACTACTTTATTTCGCCTTTCCTTAAATGTTTCTACCACTCGTTCCATCCTTTCTACAGGAAATGGCGGAGAAGTGATTAATTCGTTTGGACAGTTTGTGGTTGGCGGAAATCCCGTCGTTGGTTTTATCGTATTTCTGATACTGGTCATTATTCAATTTATTGTGATAACAAAGGGATCAGAGAGGGTTGCTGAGGTGGCGGCCCGGTTTACATTGGATGCGATGCCGGGTAAACAAATGAGTATAGATGCTGACTTGAACGCAGGATTGATTAATGAGCATGAGGCTAGGGAGAGAAGACGACAAATTGAACGGGAAGCGGATTTCTACGGAGCGATGGATGGAGCCAGTAAATTCGTCAAAGGTGATGCCATAGCGGGGATTGTCATTTTATTAATCAATGTTTTAGGCGGCTTCATCATTGGTATGGTCATGTTTGACTATGGTTTTTCTGAGAGCGCAAAAAAGTTTACATTGTTATCTGTAGGGGATGGTCTGGTAAGCCAAATACCTGCATTGCTGATCTCAACAGCCACTGGTATATTGGTGACAAGAGCTGCTTCTGACGGAAATCTGGGCCAGGATATTTCCAAACAAATTTTGGCTTATCCAAAGATGCTGTTTGTAGTAGCAGGTACCGTTGCATTTCTTGGTCTCTTTACACCAATAGGCATGATTCGAACCTTTCCCATAGCCATTCTCTTTGCTGCAGGCGGATATTATCTACTGCAAAATATGAAAAGGGATCAAGAACAACAAATTGAGCCTTCAGAAGATGTTGAGGTAGAACAGGTAAGAAGTCCGGAGAGTGTCATCAATCTGCTTCATATTGATCCAATCGAATTTGAGTTTGGATACGGTTTGATTCCTCTCGCCGATACTAATCAGGGCGGGGACCTGCTGGACAGGGTTGTAATGATAAGAAGACAAATTGCCCTTGAATTGGGCATGGTTGTGCCTGTTGTGAGAATTAGGGATAATATTCAATTAAAACCGAATGAATACATCATTAAAATTAAAGGAAATAAGGTAGCGAATGGTGAATTATTACTTGATCACTATTTGGCGATGAGTCCGGGAATAGATGATGAAAGCGTAGTTGGCATTCCAACAGTGGAGCCTGCTTTTGGAATGCCTGCCCTTTGGGTAAATGATGAAATGAAAGAAAGAGCTGAAATGGCGGGATATACGGTGGTCGATCCTCCTTCTGTAGTAGCCACTCATTTAACAGAGATCATTAAGAAACATGCCCATGAGCTGCTTGGGAGGCAGGAAACCAAGTCTTTGGTTGATCGTTTAAAAGAACATGCGCCGGCCTTAGTAGATGAAATTGTCCCCAATTTGCTTTCAATCGGTGAAATTCAAAAGGTATTGGCAAAACTGTTAAAGGAAAAAATATCCATACGAAATCTTGTAACAATTTTTGAAACATTAGCAGATTACAGCCGTTTTACTAAGGATACAGATATCCTAACAGAATATGTAAGGCAGTCTCTGTCAAGACAGATTACCCAAATGTATTATGGAGACAAAGGGGTATTAAAAGTAATTACCATAGGTCCTGGGGTAGAAAAGAAAATATCCGAATCTGTTCAGCAAACGGAGCAGGGTAGCTATTTAGCGGTTGATCCAGAATTCTCCCATCAATTTTTTCAAGCCCTTGATCAGCAAATTCAAAGGGTGACTCAAATGGGTGAATCGGCTATTCTTCTCTGCTCTCCTGCCATTCGAATGTATTTGCGGCAGCTAACAGAAAGAATTATTCCTGATGTTCCGGTTCTTTCTTACAATGAGTTAGAATCTGATGTGGAAGTTCAAAGTGTAGGGGTGGTGAACCTTGGATGA
- the flhB gene encoding flagellar biosynthesis protein FlhB, with amino-acid sequence MKTKNYLTVNLQFFAQEKTEKATPRRKQESRKKGQVAKSAEIPSAMVMLFVFLSLLFIGKFMGNSLLNLYRQSFTQYFFWDFTPSSISALFLQLFIEMGKILLPIMGIALAGGIIGNYIQIGFLFTAEPLKMNLKRLDPIEGAKKIFSLRAIVELVKAILKIVLVSLVVYLIFVTEKDQLLLLAQKNVWDNFHFTALLTVKIGIYVSLLLIVLAVLDYIYQRYDYEKNLRMSKQDIKDEMKKMEGDPQVKGKIKQRQREMAMRRMMQEVPKADVVITNPTHFAVALIYDGETMDSPKVVAKGADHVALKIKEIAQENDVVVMENKPLAKALFQQVEIGENIPEDLFRAVAEILAYVYKLKGKA; translated from the coding sequence ATGAAAACAAAGAATTATCTGACGGTTAACCTTCAATTTTTTGCTCAAGAGAAAACAGAGAAAGCAACTCCCCGAAGGAAACAAGAATCCCGTAAAAAGGGGCAGGTGGCCAAGAGTGCAGAGATTCCTTCTGCTATGGTAATGTTGTTTGTATTTCTCTCTTTGTTATTTATCGGAAAGTTTATGGGAAACTCCTTGCTTAATTTATACCGTCAAAGCTTTACTCAATATTTTTTCTGGGATTTTACTCCTTCTTCTATATCGGCTCTTTTTCTTCAGTTATTTATAGAAATGGGAAAAATACTGCTTCCAATTATGGGGATTGCTCTAGCAGGAGGAATCATCGGCAATTATATACAGATCGGTTTTCTGTTTACAGCAGAGCCGTTAAAAATGAATTTAAAGCGACTGGATCCCATTGAAGGGGCCAAAAAAATCTTCTCTTTGCGGGCTATTGTTGAATTGGTTAAGGCAATACTTAAAATTGTTTTGGTTTCCTTAGTGGTATATTTGATTTTTGTGACGGAAAAGGATCAATTGCTCCTATTGGCCCAGAAAAATGTATGGGATAACTTTCATTTTACCGCCCTGCTAACTGTAAAGATTGGAATATATGTTTCCTTGCTTCTCATCGTTTTGGCGGTACTCGATTATATTTACCAGCGCTATGATTATGAAAAAAACTTAAGAATGTCAAAGCAGGATATTAAAGATGAAATGAAAAAAATGGAAGGCGATCCTCAGGTCAAGGGAAAAATCAAACAGAGGCAGAGGGAGATGGCTATGCGTCGGATGATGCAGGAGGTTCCAAAAGCGGATGTTGTGATTACCAACCCCACTCACTTTGCTGTTGCTCTTATATATGATGGAGAAACCATGGACTCTCCCAAAGTCGTAGCAAAAGGTGCCGATCATGTGGCATTAAAAATTAAAGAGATTGCCCAGGAAAATGATGTGGTAGTCATGGAGAATAAGCCCCTGGCCAAAGCTCTGTTTCAGCAGGTTGAAATTGGGGAAAACATTCCTGAGGATCTCTTTAGGGCTGTTGCTGAAATATTGGCCTATGTATACAAGCTTAAAGGAAAGGCATAA
- the fliO gene encoding flagellar biosynthetic protein FliO produces the protein MNWMKFCFFSLFLVLSFFLFQVHIEAEGIKSVYDGINDSGTQNVPFDRLPTDQETTAADEENSFSIVSFMVRVTLSLLLIVVMIFLLKKFLQFRQQQLGEKQWIRILGGLPLGSNKSLQLVQMGNKLYLLGVADSITLIKVIEDEEEKTEMFTLLKNQTGASKNMLPSFLIEKMSFLPLKNNNRGKGKPIKSSNFQKQLNDRLEEVRKKRPTIEELILKDQNHQREDESS, from the coding sequence ATGAATTGGATGAAATTTTGTTTTTTTTCATTGTTTCTGGTTTTATCCTTTTTTCTATTTCAAGTACATATTGAAGCGGAAGGAATTAAAAGTGTTTATGATGGGATAAACGATTCAGGCACCCAAAATGTACCATTCGATCGTTTGCCAACGGATCAGGAAACCACTGCCGCAGATGAAGAGAACTCTTTCTCTATCGTTTCCTTTATGGTGAGAGTTACCTTGTCGTTACTTCTGATCGTGGTGATGATTTTTCTGCTAAAAAAATTTCTGCAGTTTCGTCAACAACAACTGGGAGAGAAACAGTGGATTCGTATATTGGGAGGTCTCCCCTTAGGCTCAAATAAGTCATTGCAGCTGGTGCAAATGGGGAACAAATTGTATTTGCTCGGCGTTGCAGACAGCATTACCTTAATTAAAGTCATTGAGGATGAGGAAGAAAAGACAGAGATGTTTACTCTGCTGAAAAATCAAACAGGGGCTTCTAAAAATATGCTGCCGTCATTTTTAATTGAGAAAATGTCGTTTCTTCCATTGAAAAATAATAATAGAGGCAAAGGGAAACCTATTAAGAGTTCTAATTTTCAAAAACAATTAAACGATAGATTAGAAGAGGTAAGAAAAAAGCGTCCAACGATTGAGGAATTAATTTTAAAAGATCAGAACCACCAGAGAGAGGATGAGTCATCATGA
- the fliR gene encoding flagellar biosynthetic protein FliR: protein MESILAFFPVFLLVLVRLTSFFVSAPIFSSRGVPNTFKVGLSFFLSLIVFTSMKNQGLVTIDIYYVLLILKEIIVGLSIGFVASLFLYALQVAGSFIDMQMGLAIANVVDPQTGAQSPLIGNFKYILAILFLLSLDGHLMIIKGALASFQFIPVDQGWVPIGNGKITLFVLMMFAKMFLIAFQLAFPLVASLFLVDAALGIIAKTVPQLNVFVVGLPIKIYFSFIILILLMPVFFYLLKGLFSQMFLAMNELMKLLGA from the coding sequence ATGGAATCGATATTGGCGTTCTTTCCCGTTTTTTTGTTGGTGCTTGTTCGATTAACATCTTTTTTTGTTTCTGCTCCTATATTTTCCAGTCGAGGGGTTCCCAATACTTTTAAAGTCGGGCTCTCTTTTTTTCTATCTCTCATTGTTTTTACTTCTATGAAAAACCAAGGGTTAGTAACCATCGACATTTATTATGTTCTTCTCATATTAAAAGAAATCATTGTGGGCCTATCCATAGGCTTTGTCGCTTCACTATTCCTTTATGCCTTACAGGTGGCGGGTTCCTTTATTGATATGCAGATGGGTTTGGCCATAGCCAATGTCGTTGATCCACAGACTGGAGCTCAGAGTCCCCTTATCGGTAATTTTAAATATATTTTGGCCATTTTATTTTTATTGTCCCTAGATGGACACTTAATGATCATTAAAGGTGCTTTGGCTAGCTTTCAGTTTATCCCTGTCGATCAGGGATGGGTTCCAATTGGAAACGGGAAAATCACTTTATTTGTCCTTATGATGTTTGCCAAGATGTTTCTTATCGCTTTTCAGTTGGCATTTCCTTTGGTTGCTTCTCTTTTTTTGGTGGATGCCGCTTTGGGAATCATAGCAAAAACTGTACCGCAATTAAATGTATTCGTTGTAGGCCTTCCGATTAAGATTTATTTCAGCTTTATTATCCTTATTCTATTGATGCCGGTATTTTTTTATCTGCTAAAAGGTTTATTCTCCCAGATGTTTTTGGCAATGAATGAACTTATGAAATTGCTAGGAGCTTAA
- a CDS encoding response regulator — MSKKILIVDDAAFMRMMVKEILTKNGYIIVGEASDGAQAVEKYKELKPDLVTMDITMPEMDGITALKEIKKIDPSATVIMCSAMGQQAMVIDAIQAGAKDFIVKPFQADRVIEAIKKTIG; from the coding sequence ATGTCAAAGAAAATTTTAATTGTAGATGATGCAGCATTTATGAGAATGATGGTAAAAGAAATATTAACAAAAAATGGGTACATTATTGTCGGGGAAGCCAGTGATGGGGCTCAAGCAGTGGAGAAGTATAAGGAGTTAAAACCGGATCTGGTTACCATGGATATAACTATGCCTGAAATGGATGGGATTACGGCATTAAAGGAAATTAAGAAAATTGATCCTTCTGCCACGGTTATTATGTGTTCAGCAATGGGGCAGCAAGCAATGGTAATTGATGCAATTCAGGCTGGAGCAAAAGATTTTATTGTAAAGCCCTTCCAGGCAGATCGAGTGATTGAAGCGATAAAGAAAACCATTGGATAG
- the fliP gene encoding flagellar type III secretion system pore protein FliP (The bacterial flagellar biogenesis protein FliP forms a type III secretion system (T3SS)-type pore required for flagellar assembly.), translated as MQRRIPFLWMVFVLFLLFQPEVSAQSHDNLLIPGIDINVGTTDDPADVSLTVRLLLLLTVLSIAPAILVLMTSFTRIIVVLSFVRTALATQQMPPNQVLIGLALFLTFFIMAPTFAQVNEEALQPYINGELTQQEAFVAATMPFKEFMAKYTREKDLALFLEYQKLPKPDSIEEIPLTALVPAYAISELKTAFQIGFMIFIPFLVIDMVVSSTLMAMGMLMLPPVMISLPFKILLFVLVDGWYLVVKSLLLSY; from the coding sequence ATCCAGCGGCGTATTCCTTTTCTTTGGATGGTCTTCGTGCTTTTCCTTCTTTTTCAGCCTGAAGTGTCTGCCCAGTCTCATGATAATTTGCTTATACCGGGTATTGATATTAATGTTGGAACGACTGACGATCCGGCGGATGTTTCTCTCACGGTTCGACTTCTACTATTGTTAACGGTTCTTTCTATTGCACCTGCGATATTAGTACTAATGACCAGTTTTACTAGAATTATCGTGGTCTTGTCTTTTGTCAGAACAGCATTGGCTACCCAGCAAATGCCGCCAAATCAAGTGTTGATTGGACTGGCTCTATTTTTGACCTTTTTTATTATGGCTCCGACTTTTGCCCAGGTGAATGAAGAGGCTCTGCAGCCTTACATCAATGGAGAATTGACGCAACAAGAGGCTTTTGTTGCTGCCACTATGCCCTTTAAAGAATTTATGGCAAAATACACCCGTGAAAAGGATTTAGCCTTATTTTTGGAATATCAAAAGCTGCCAAAACCGGATAGTATTGAAGAAATTCCTTTGACAGCTTTAGTTCCTGCTTATGCAATTAGTGAACTAAAGACAGCATTTCAAATCGGATTTATGATTTTTATTCCTTTTCTGGTCATTGATATGGTGGTTTCAAGTACATTGATGGCCATGGGGATGCTAATGCTTCCGCCGGTAATGATATCATTGCCATTTAAGATTCTGTTGTTTGTGCTTGTTGATGGATGGTATTTAGTCGTAAAATCTCTATTATTAAGCTATTAG